From Lagenorhynchus albirostris chromosome 15, mLagAlb1.1, whole genome shotgun sequence, one genomic window encodes:
- the SCP2D1 gene encoding SCP2 sterol-binding domain-containing protein 1 produces the protein MWKRIDRQLKIRAGDGPPASQLKELGPAQELTVPHPVVLSEFQSFPVFEDISHHIKEVGAQLVKKVNAIFQLDITKDGKTILKWTIDLKNGSGNMYPGPARLPADTVFTIPEPVFMELVFGKMNPQKAFLAGKFKVSGKVLLGQKLERVFKDWAKY, from the coding sequence ATGTGGAAGAGAATCGACCGTCAACTCAAGATCAGAGCAGGGGATGGGCCTCCGGCAAGCCAGCTCAAGGAATTGGGTCCAGCTCAGGAACTCACTGTGCCACACCCTGTAGTGCTGTCAGAGTTCCAGAGCTTCCCTGTGTTTGAGGACATCAGTCATCACATCAAAGAAGTGGGGGCCCAACTGGTAAAGAAAGTCAATGCCATCTTTCAGCTGGACATCACCAAGGATGGGAAGACCATTCTGAAGTGGACCATTGATCTGAAGAATGGCTCTGGGAACATGTATCCAGGACCCGCCAGGCTCCCGGCAGACACTGTCTTCACAATCCCGGAGCCTGTCTTTATGGAGCTGGTTTTCGGCAAAATGAACCCTCAGAAGGCTTTCCTTGCTGGCAAGTTCAAAGTGAGCGGCAAAGTTCTGCTTGGCCAGAAGCTGGAGAGGGTTTTCAAAGACTGGGCTAAGTACTGA